In the Ictidomys tridecemlineatus isolate mIctTri1 chromosome 10, mIctTri1.hap1, whole genome shotgun sequence genome, tatctaaTGTGAATATAAAAGTGATTATGTAAGAAATACTAAAATATGTGGCAAAACAATAACGGTTAAATCTACTAATTAACTTTTGTTTGAATGGAATTAGAATTTGCCTccatatattatttgaaaatcaaaGACATTTAGTATCTGTGATTATAATGATGTATATATAGGAACGTTCTGGGTAGGCAGTTtggtgagaagggaagggagcagaCACTGGAGTTCCCTTGCCAGGGCGAAGCTCCTGGCTACCACTGTTCCCCAAGCACCTCCAGGAAAGTTCCTTATACTCCTTACCATTTTTAAGCAGGCAGGCAATAACACTGCCCCCACAGTAGGACTGAGATGAGTTATACATCGAACTAACAAAGTACTTAGCACTTCAGAATTTTGCTTAGTTATTGCTGAGAGAATAAGTTAATGGCATATGAACTCATTATGCAAGGAGTCACttgtcattttgttgttgttgtttaaaaaatacttgaaagaGAATAATATGTGGTTAGTTGAAATTAGGTGAATGGAATAGTTCTGGGACCCATTTCTCCTAAGATAATTGCATAATCTACCAtgtctctttctgtttctctcttctttttatgcaatcttttttttttaactattggtAACATTTTATGGTTTCCTCATTGGTTAGTGAATTAAAATCCTTGACATGTTCATTTTAGATGTGTATAGGAGTCATATTCCccttaaaaattagtttttaatgaCCACTCCCAAGAGCTTATCTGCTTTgataaaagaagacattttttaaaaagcgaCATCCTGAAAGTCAGTTTCCTTTCGATATCAAAAGTACGTTTACTCGGCATTTTTGACTTGTTCCCAATTAAATGACAATACCATTTAATGACTATTACCACCAGGAAAGATAAAATGAtagctttatttagtttttaaaattaagcgCCCATGTGTGAATTCATGCACACTGAATTTTATAAATGTTCAGTAAATaagattaatgttttaaatttcttaatgcAAACATGAAGCTACCAGCAAGCAGGAGGCATCCACACACCACTCCTTGGAACAGTTTTAGGTACGTCAATTGGTGGCTCTGTAGTTCATGTGGATTTCTGGGTTTATGTCGCAGACCATCATCAAGAGCTGTTTAATCACATCCTCCATACACTTGTTGTAGCTCCCATGAAGTTCCTGAAGCTTTCCCTGTGTTTGTTCTTCAATTTCATAGGAGACATTACTCTGAGAACCCATTATCTAGGAAGCAAGAGATGGAATTGTCACACCATAGTCatgttaaaattt is a window encoding:
- the Atp6v1g3 gene encoding V-type proton ATPase subunit G 3 isoform X2; this translates as MCLVPQNGKGKRLKQAKEEAMAEVDQYRMQRDQEFRLKQSKIMGSQSNVSYEIEEQTQGKLQELHGSYNKCMEDVIKQLLMMVCDINPEIHMNYRATN